Proteins encoded in a region of the Scatophagus argus isolate fScaArg1 chromosome 1, fScaArg1.pri, whole genome shotgun sequence genome:
- the cers3a gene encoding ceramide synthase 2, translating to MFDTLYEWFWWDRIWLPVNLTWADLEDREGRVYAKASHLYITVPYAFAFLFIRYLFERWIATPLAVSAGIKQRVHRKAADNPILEVYYTTQCKYPAQADIDGLSKKSSLSVRQVERWFRRRRSQDRPGVLKKFREASWRFVFYLSAFIGGTVALCDKEWFYDTREVWTGFPKQTMLESQYWYYILEMSFYGSLLFSVAFDVKRKDFKEQIIHHLATLVLLSFSWCVNYIRIGTLVMLVHDASDVLLESAKLFNYAKWEKTCKALFVLFAIVFMVTRLIIFPFWLIHCTWVYPIHHYPAFFGYYFFNVMLIVLLCLHIFWAYLILCMIRKFMTGSLTRDERSDNEEEEDEEDEESSPTEDEGEEQHKVGNGLAADEKEDKNGCFGCLSPPENICRSKTVY from the exons ATGTTTGACACGTTGTATGAGTGGTTCTGGTGGGACAGAATATGGCTCCCTGTGAACCTGACCTGGGCTGACCTGGAAGACAGGGAGGGCCGGGTCTACGCCAAAGCGTCACATCTCTACATCACTGTCCCCTACGCCTTTGCCTTCTTGTTCATCAGGTATCTGTTTGAAAG ATGGATAGCAACACCACTCGCAGTCTCTGCTGGCATCAAGCAGAGAGTCCACCGGAAAGCAGCAGACAACCCCATCCTGGAGGTTTATTACACTACTCAGTGTAAATATCCTGCTCAG GCAGACATTGATGGACTGTCAAAGAAAAGCTCTTTGTCAGTGAGACAAGTTGAGCGCTGGTTCAGAAGGAGACGGAGTCAGGACCGTCCTGGAGTCCTGAAGAAATTCAGAGAAGCCAG CTGGAGGTTTGTCTTCTACCTGTCTGCGTTCATTGGAGGGACAGTAGCATTGTGCGAT AAAGAATGGTTTTATGACACCAGAGAAGTATGGACAGGTTTCCCAAAGCAG accATGCTGGAGTCTCAGTACTGGTATTATATCTTGGAAATGAGCTTCTACGGCTCTCTTCTCTTCAGTGTTGCCTTTGATGTCAAAAGAAAG GACTTTAAGGAGCAAATCATCCACCACTTGGCCACGCTGGTCCTCTTATCATTCTCCTGGTGTGTCAACTACATTCGTATAGGAACTCTGGTCATGCTAGTCCATGATGCTTCTGATGTTTTACTTGAG tcTGCCAAGTTATTCAACTACGCCAAATGGGAGAAAACCTGCAAAGCtctctttgttctgtttgcCATCGTGTTTATGGTAACACGACTGATCATTTTCCCTTTCTG gctgATCCACTGTACCTGGGTCTACCCCATTCACCACTACCCTGCCTTCTTTGGCTACTACTTCTTCAATGTCATGCTGATAGTCCTTCTCTGTCTGCACATATTCTGGGCCTACCTCATTCTCTGCATGATCCGAAAATTTATGACTGGCTCT CTGACCAGAGATGAGAGGAGTGataatgaagaggaggaggacgaggaggacgaggagagCAGCCCAACAGAGGATGAAGGTGAGGAACAGCACAAAGTCGGGAATGGATTGGCAGCTGATGAGAAGGAGGACAAGAATGGCTGCTTTGGATGCTTGTCTCCGCCAGAGAACATCTGCCGCTCAAAGACTGTGTATTGA